A genomic window from Trueperella bialowiezensis includes:
- the nrdR gene encoding transcriptional regulator NrdR — MNMYCPFCHHEDSRVVDTRTSDDGQIIRRRRECPACLRRFSTQETATLMVRKRSGTTEPFSREKIISGVGRACQGRPVTRDQLAVLAQTVEEKLRDTGAAHIDSQEVGLAILEPLRDLDTVAYLRFASVYSNFDSLDDFDEAIRQLREYDADQHAE, encoded by the coding sequence ATGAACATGTACTGCCCCTTTTGCCACCATGAAGACTCCCGAGTAGTTGACACCCGCACAAGTGACGACGGCCAGATTATTCGGCGGCGCCGGGAATGCCCAGCCTGCTTACGGCGGTTCTCCACGCAAGAAACAGCTACACTCATGGTCCGCAAACGCTCGGGCACCACAGAACCCTTTTCACGAGAAAAAATCATCTCGGGCGTCGGCCGCGCCTGCCAAGGCAGGCCCGTCACCCGCGACCAACTTGCCGTTCTGGCACAAACAGTCGAAGAAAAACTCCGCGACACCGGAGCAGCACACATCGACTCCCAAGAAGTCGGCCTCGCAATCCTCGAACCTCTACGCGATCTGGACACGGTGGCCTACCTACGCTTCGCCTCCGTCTACTCGAACTTTGACTCACTTGACGACTTCGACGAAGCCATCCGGCAACTACGCGAATACGACGCAGACCAGCACGCCGAATAG
- a CDS encoding LysM peptidoglycan-binding domain-containing protein: MTAIQAQTRMDVRGRRRLRLAANSGRKLEARNESAVRGRAVRPDRPHSHENRLYAVPSADSLARIVSPVTWSKRPSLRSGDQLPAGAKKQLRRKGRMAAAAGGASRDQAVLVKQSSRGYTAPISRMSRVHSKPARASQTAVRFHEQLAQGVLQTTLFIFALVALFAIGMALATLLGLGVQPGEAITVLPGDTLWSLASAVEADVPTSKIVSDIIALNGLEGPEIIDGMKLMLPAY; this comes from the coding sequence ATGACTGCTATTCAAGCTCAAACACGGATGGATGTTCGTGGCAGGCGGCGGCTGCGGTTAGCAGCCAATTCCGGGCGCAAACTCGAGGCGAGGAATGAGTCCGCGGTGCGCGGGCGTGCCGTTCGGCCGGATCGGCCACACTCACATGAGAATCGGCTGTATGCAGTCCCGAGTGCGGACTCGCTCGCGCGCATTGTTTCGCCCGTCACCTGGAGCAAGCGTCCTTCCTTACGATCTGGTGATCAACTGCCGGCCGGCGCTAAAAAGCAGCTTCGGCGCAAGGGGCGTATGGCAGCAGCCGCAGGGGGAGCTTCGCGCGATCAGGCCGTGCTGGTAAAGCAGAGTTCTCGCGGCTACACCGCTCCCATAAGCCGGATGTCCCGTGTGCACTCCAAGCCAGCGCGAGCCTCGCAAACTGCGGTGCGGTTCCACGAGCAGCTGGCGCAAGGCGTGTTGCAGACTACTCTATTCATTTTCGCCCTGGTCGCGCTATTCGCTATCGGAATGGCTCTGGCCACGCTCCTTGGCCTCGGCGTCCAACCTGGAGAAGCTATCACCGTGCTACCTGGTGACACGCTGTGGTCGCTCGCATCGGCTGTGGAGGCCGATGTGCCCACATCAAAGATCGTCTCGGACATCATCGCGCTCAATGGTCTCGAAGGACCTGAGATCATCGACGGCATGAAGCTTATGCTTCCCGCCTACTAG
- the lexA gene encoding transcriptional repressor LexA, with product MADVKITKRQQDILRSICTGVAKNGYPPTVREIGEEVGLKSSSSVKYQLDTLEELGCIQRDPRRPRTLEVTELGYKLADFDGEAGSYRLPLSSVVKTAAEPREEMFRVDETEMYVTAPINVPAVGRIAAGGPILAEELIDDIYPLPRQFTGTGDFFMLEVSGDSMIDAAICDGDWVVIRRQHTAENGEIVAALIDGEATVKVFMRKDGHLWLMPRNSNYAPIAGDEAEILGKVVTVIRAL from the coding sequence ATGGCAGATGTCAAGATCACGAAGCGCCAGCAAGATATCCTGCGCTCAATTTGCACCGGCGTCGCGAAAAATGGCTATCCTCCCACGGTTCGTGAAATCGGAGAGGAAGTGGGGCTTAAGTCGTCGTCGTCAGTGAAGTATCAACTAGATACGCTCGAAGAGCTCGGCTGCATTCAACGCGATCCGCGCCGCCCGCGCACGCTCGAAGTCACTGAGCTCGGTTACAAGCTCGCTGATTTCGACGGCGAGGCCGGCTCCTACCGCTTGCCACTCAGCTCGGTTGTGAAAACCGCCGCAGAACCGCGTGAGGAAATGTTCCGCGTCGATGAGACCGAGATGTATGTCACGGCCCCGATCAACGTGCCTGCCGTGGGCAGGATTGCAGCTGGCGGGCCGATCCTCGCTGAAGAACTGATTGATGACATCTACCCGCTCCCCCGGCAATTCACCGGAACGGGTGATTTCTTCATGCTGGAAGTTTCGGGCGATTCAATGATTGACGCCGCGATATGCGACGGCGACTGGGTGGTCATCCGCCGGCAGCACACAGCCGAAAATGGCGAGATCGTCGCTGCCCTCATCGATGGCGAAGCCACAGTCAAAGTGTTCATGCGCAAAGATGGGCACCTGTGGCTCATGCCGCGCAATTCGAACTATGCACCGATCGCAGGTGATGAGGCAGAAATCCTCGGGAAGGTCGTCACGGTTATCCGAGCCCTATAG
- a CDS encoding ATP-dependent DNA helicase: MSDEPLDPREVLDQVVATIGGARREGQERMVDAVYEALTDDGHLMVEAGTGTGKSFGYLVPAMTWAAQTKQRATISTATLALQRQIITQDAPAVARAIQKVSGEHVDVAVLKGWNNYACLRKVEGGYPEEDALLSRAEGELGATATGEEVVRARDWAHESDTGDRDDLVPGVSDRVWQQISVQKRECIGDSCPLRHECFPRLARIRADEADIVVTNHALLGIEASGTPALPDTHAYIIDEAHDLVERVTTQLTRSLAGYDVRAVARLLRQLELDDEGLPDLADQLADALESVGEERITRLGQELSDVISRLLGRLQAAGESVSSLGSGNEEQNSTKHVLRARLNELADLCQDLLGDAISTGTFVAWVSEFKDVYTLYLAPLDVATAIADRLFADTPVVLTSATLQVGGSFDAMASRVGFTFPSQGKWSGIDVGTPFSPAKQGILYVAAHLQPPGRDGYGSAHLEEIVDLIQASDGGALCLFTSRVGVERAAEYVRENLDVPVFAQGEDQLPTLLEDFAKDQRACLFGTLSLWQGVDVPGSTCRLVIIDRIPFPRPNEPLVQARSDAARQAGLNPFMTVSATHAALLLAQGAGRLLRRTTDRGVVAVLDSRLHTARYGSFLRASMPKMWPTTDREVVLGALERLASMKDE; the protein is encoded by the coding sequence GTGAGCGATGAGCCGCTTGATCCGCGTGAGGTGCTCGACCAGGTAGTCGCCACGATTGGTGGCGCGCGGCGGGAAGGCCAGGAGCGGATGGTCGACGCCGTCTACGAGGCGCTCACCGATGACGGTCACCTCATGGTGGAAGCCGGTACGGGCACGGGAAAGTCGTTCGGCTATCTCGTGCCGGCGATGACGTGGGCGGCCCAGACGAAACAGCGTGCCACGATTTCGACTGCGACGTTGGCTTTGCAACGCCAAATCATCACTCAGGACGCTCCGGCGGTTGCTCGGGCGATCCAGAAGGTGAGCGGGGAGCACGTGGACGTGGCCGTCCTTAAAGGATGGAATAACTATGCGTGCCTACGCAAGGTTGAAGGCGGCTATCCCGAAGAAGACGCCTTGCTGTCTCGTGCCGAAGGAGAGTTGGGCGCCACTGCTACCGGCGAAGAGGTGGTGCGGGCACGCGATTGGGCGCACGAGTCAGATACCGGCGATAGAGACGACCTCGTACCCGGTGTGTCTGACCGGGTGTGGCAACAGATTTCCGTACAAAAACGCGAGTGTATCGGCGATTCGTGCCCCTTGCGTCACGAGTGTTTCCCACGGCTCGCACGTATTCGGGCCGACGAGGCCGACATCGTGGTCACAAACCACGCACTGCTAGGGATTGAGGCCTCCGGCACGCCAGCGCTTCCCGACACCCACGCCTACATTATCGACGAGGCTCACGACCTGGTTGAGCGCGTGACCACTCAGCTCACCCGCTCGCTGGCCGGATATGACGTGCGCGCCGTGGCTCGCTTGCTCCGTCAACTTGAGCTCGACGACGAAGGCTTACCCGACCTTGCCGATCAGCTGGCCGATGCACTGGAGAGCGTAGGCGAAGAGCGGATCACACGGCTTGGCCAAGAACTGAGCGATGTGATCAGCCGACTCCTTGGCAGGCTCCAGGCGGCAGGAGAATCCGTATCCTCGCTAGGCAGTGGCAATGAGGAGCAAAACTCCACGAAGCATGTGCTGCGCGCTCGGCTCAACGAATTGGCGGACCTGTGTCAGGATCTGCTTGGCGATGCCATCAGCACAGGCACGTTCGTGGCCTGGGTGAGCGAATTTAAAGACGTGTATACGCTATATCTTGCCCCGCTCGACGTGGCTACCGCCATCGCTGACCGGCTTTTTGCAGACACGCCAGTGGTGCTTACCTCTGCGACCTTGCAAGTAGGTGGCAGTTTCGATGCGATGGCCAGCCGGGTGGGCTTCACCTTTCCGAGTCAAGGAAAGTGGAGTGGAATCGACGTCGGCACCCCATTTAGCCCGGCGAAACAGGGCATTTTATACGTGGCAGCCCACCTGCAACCTCCTGGGCGAGACGGTTACGGCAGCGCACATCTTGAAGAAATCGTTGATCTTATTCAGGCGAGCGACGGCGGGGCGCTGTGCCTATTCACATCGCGTGTCGGTGTCGAAAGGGCTGCAGAATATGTGCGGGAGAATCTTGATGTTCCCGTGTTTGCGCAGGGTGAGGATCAGCTTCCCACCCTGTTGGAGGATTTTGCGAAAGACCAGCGTGCGTGCCTGTTTGGAACGTTGTCGCTGTGGCAGGGCGTTGACGTGCCGGGGTCAACGTGCAGGCTCGTGATTATTGATCGGATCCCATTCCCGCGGCCTAATGAACCTCTTGTTCAGGCGCGTAGCGACGCGGCTCGCCAGGCAGGGCTTAATCCGTTTATGACGGTGTCTGCCACTCATGCCGCTTTGCTTTTGGCGCAGGGTGCGGGCAGGTTGCTGCGTCGGACTACCGATCGCGGGGTAGTGGCAGTGCTGGATTCGCGTTTGCACACGGCTCGTTATGGCTCGTTTTTGCGTGCGTCGATGCCAAAAATGTGGCCGACCACCGATCGTGAGGTCGTGTTAGGCGCGCTTGAACGGCTGGCCTCCATGAAAGATGAGTAA
- the hflX gene encoding GTPase HflX — protein sequence MIDSHELEVRSRKGTALQADPAYGGHWAGDSLEREERSSLRRVAGLSTELADVSEVEYRQLRLERVVLVGLVTDGDMTAGEESLRELAALAETAGSHVLDGVLQRRHIPDPATYLGSGKAAELADLVAAHGADTVIVDSELAPSQRRALEDVVDVKVIDRTALILDIFAQHAKSREGKAQVELAQLEYLLPRLRGWGESMSRQAGGRVAGGEGIGSRGPGETKIELDRRRIRQRMSRLRRDIEHMKNSRNTRRHSRRRHRVPSVVVVGYTNAGKSSLMNVLTGAGVLVENALFATLDPTVRRAETPDGRHYTLTDTVGFVRNLPTQLVEAFRSTLEEAADADVLLHVVDAAHDDPVGQIDAVHEVLSGVDIAPDTPELIVLAKADIADPVTVATLRSKYPNSVLVSSVTGLGIEELQERIGELLPRPDVEIDLVIPYDRGDIVSRIHSEGEILAQDHAADGTHLHARITPEIEGMLVAAGIMEAK from the coding sequence ATTATCGATTCACACGAACTGGAAGTACGTTCGCGCAAGGGGACGGCACTGCAAGCCGACCCGGCTTACGGCGGCCACTGGGCCGGTGATTCACTTGAGCGGGAAGAACGCTCCTCGCTACGGCGAGTGGCCGGCCTGTCGACTGAACTGGCCGATGTCAGCGAGGTCGAATACCGGCAGTTACGCTTGGAACGCGTGGTGCTCGTCGGGCTAGTCACCGACGGCGATATGACAGCGGGTGAAGAATCTTTGCGCGAACTTGCCGCGCTTGCCGAGACCGCCGGTTCGCACGTACTCGACGGCGTGTTGCAACGCCGCCACATCCCCGATCCTGCCACTTATTTGGGTTCTGGCAAGGCCGCCGAGTTGGCCGATCTGGTGGCGGCCCACGGAGCGGACACCGTGATCGTCGACTCCGAGCTTGCACCCTCCCAGCGGCGTGCACTGGAGGACGTCGTCGACGTGAAAGTCATCGACCGCACCGCGCTCATTTTGGATATTTTCGCCCAGCACGCCAAATCGCGTGAGGGTAAGGCACAGGTTGAGCTTGCCCAGCTGGAATATCTGCTGCCGCGTCTGCGTGGCTGGGGTGAGTCGATGTCCCGGCAGGCTGGTGGCCGGGTGGCCGGCGGTGAGGGTATTGGTTCGCGCGGGCCTGGTGAAACGAAGATTGAACTCGACCGGCGTCGTATCCGCCAACGTATGAGCCGGCTGCGCCGCGACATCGAGCACATGAAAAATTCGCGTAACACGCGCCGGCACAGCCGTAGGCGTCACCGGGTGCCGTCCGTCGTCGTCGTGGGATATACGAACGCCGGGAAATCGTCGCTGATGAACGTGCTGACGGGCGCGGGCGTGCTTGTGGAAAACGCACTGTTCGCCACGTTGGATCCCACGGTTCGGCGGGCAGAAACGCCGGACGGGCGGCACTACACGCTCACCGACACGGTGGGCTTCGTGCGCAATCTGCCCACGCAACTGGTCGAAGCGTTCCGGTCGACACTCGAAGAAGCAGCCGACGCCGACGTGCTGCTACATGTTGTGGACGCGGCTCACGATGACCCTGTTGGTCAGATCGACGCCGTCCACGAGGTGCTCTCCGGAGTGGACATCGCGCCCGACACGCCAGAACTCATCGTACTCGCAAAAGCGGACATCGCCGATCCCGTCACTGTTGCGACACTGCGCAGCAAGTATCCGAACTCGGTACTCGTCAGTTCAGTCACCGGCCTAGGAATCGAGGAACTCCAAGAACGAATCGGCGAGCTGTTGCCTCGCCCCGACGTCGAAATCGACCTCGTCATTCCCTATGATCGCGGCGACATCGTCAGCCGCATTCACAGCGAAGGCGAAATTCTCGCCCAAGATCACGCCGCCGACGGCACCCACCTGCACGCGAGAATAACCCCGGAAATCGAGGGCATGCTCGTGGCCGCTGGAATTATGGAGGCGAAGTGA
- a CDS encoding class I SAM-dependent methyltransferase produces the protein MNDHYFSAQPSSDSATREVSVTIHGEDYLVTTAAGIFSPQGVDKGTAVLLRKAPLPDLAPGSTIVDLGCGWGPLTLALAANYPDCRVIGVDVNERALELAKVNAERAGFTNVSVLAEPDATDTTIGGIDLLWSNPPIRIGKPALHELLMSWLNRLNDDGAAHLVVQRNLGADSLATWLTEQGFPTAKLGSQKGFRVLETRRA, from the coding sequence GTGAATGATCATTACTTTTCAGCCCAGCCAAGCTCTGATTCTGCTACCCGCGAGGTAAGCGTCACCATTCATGGTGAAGACTACCTGGTCACTACCGCGGCAGGTATTTTTTCTCCCCAGGGGGTGGATAAGGGCACGGCCGTCTTGCTGCGCAAAGCACCTTTGCCTGATCTTGCACCCGGTTCCACGATCGTTGATCTGGGTTGCGGCTGGGGTCCGCTCACCCTCGCGCTCGCCGCGAACTACCCGGACTGCCGCGTGATCGGCGTCGATGTAAACGAACGCGCCCTCGAGCTCGCGAAAGTGAACGCCGAGCGTGCCGGGTTCACCAACGTGAGCGTACTTGCCGAGCCTGATGCCACTGATACCACTATCGGAGGTATCGATCTACTGTGGTCAAACCCGCCGATCCGTATCGGCAAGCCGGCCTTGCATGAGTTACTCATGTCTTGGCTGAACCGGTTGAACGACGACGGCGCGGCGCACCTAGTTGTACAACGCAACTTGGGCGCTGATTCACTAGCGACCTGGCTGACCGAGCAGGGTTTCCCGACGGCGAAGCTCGGCTCACAAAAAGGCTTCCGGGTGCTCGAAACTCGCCGGGCGTGA
- the miaA gene encoding tRNA (adenosine(37)-N6)-dimethylallyltransferase MiaA: MVEIIAIVGPTATGKTALSLEVAELLGGPDQVEIISADAMQLYRGMDIGTAKVPVGQRRGIAHHQIDVLDVTENASVAAYQKAARADLEGIRERGKIPLVVGGSGLYVSGLLDELDFPGTDPAIREELEEIHARDGLEPLVQELVDKDPTSAARIDLRNPRRVIRALEVVRLTGRSFTPVFPRHTSHYDGVRMFGLRREDALLDQSINERAEHMFAGGLIEETRGLLARGLREGQTARRATGYAQAIAVIDGEMSQAEAIESVGLATRQLARRQRKWFRRDKRITWLDVADARDIPRLAAQIAAAVCF; encoded by the coding sequence GTGGTTGAGATCATCGCGATTGTGGGGCCGACTGCGACGGGCAAGACAGCGCTGTCGCTTGAGGTTGCCGAACTTCTCGGCGGCCCTGACCAGGTGGAAATCATTTCCGCTGACGCGATGCAACTGTACCGCGGCATGGATATCGGCACCGCTAAAGTTCCCGTGGGGCAGCGCCGCGGAATCGCCCACCATCAGATTGACGTGCTGGACGTGACAGAAAACGCTTCGGTTGCCGCATACCAGAAAGCGGCTCGGGCAGACCTGGAAGGCATCCGTGAGCGCGGAAAGATCCCGCTCGTCGTCGGCGGCTCCGGGCTTTATGTGTCCGGCTTGTTAGACGAATTAGACTTCCCGGGCACAGACCCGGCAATACGCGAGGAACTCGAGGAGATTCACGCCCGCGACGGGCTTGAGCCGCTCGTGCAGGAGCTTGTGGACAAAGATCCGACGTCCGCCGCGCGGATCGACCTGCGCAATCCGCGGCGAGTCATCCGCGCGCTCGAGGTCGTCCGCCTCACTGGGAGATCCTTCACGCCCGTTTTCCCGCGGCACACCAGCCATTACGACGGCGTGCGGATGTTCGGCCTGCGCCGGGAAGATGCGCTCCTTGATCAATCGATTAACGAGCGGGCCGAGCACATGTTTGCCGGCGGGCTTATTGAAGAAACTCGCGGATTGCTTGCTCGCGGACTACGCGAGGGGCAGACCGCACGCAGAGCCACCGGATATGCGCAGGCAATCGCCGTCATCGATGGTGAGATGAGCCAAGCTGAGGCCATCGAGTCTGTCGGCTTAGCTACCCGGCAGCTTGCACGCAGGCAACGCAAGTGGTTCCGCCGCGACAAGCGCATTACCTGGTTAGATGTGGCCGACGCACGGGACATCCCGCGGCTGGCCGCACAGATCGCCGCCGCCGTGTGTTTCTAA
- the miaB gene encoding tRNA (N6-isopentenyl adenosine(37)-C2)-methylthiotransferase MiaB, producing MSEMTKTYAVRTLGCQMNVHDSERLAGLLDAAGYVPVSEVPEKAARATDAGDEGADVLVINTCSVRENAANKLFGNLGQLAAVKRERPDMQIAVGGCLAQQLRGGIVDKAPWVDVVLGTHNLDVLPALLDRARHNNEAAVEIEESLKVFPSTLPTRRESAFAAWVSISVGCNNTCTFCIVPHLRGKERDRRPGDILAEIEAVVAEGAIEVTLLGQNVNSYGVGFGDRGAFAKLLRAAGEVEGLERLRFTSPHPAAFTDDVIDAMAQTPTVMPSLHMPLQSGSDRILRAMRRSYRSKKFLGILDRVREQIPHAAITTDIIVGFPGETEEDFQQTLEVVERSRFSSAFTFIYSPRPGTPAADMDDQVPDEVSKDRLNRLVELQNRIGLEEAQKLEGSVVDVLVSEGEGRKDEVTERITGRAEDNRLVHVALPANMPADQRPRPGDCVSARVTHAAPHHLLADSALTGGEFSIRRTRAGDAWERGENRKQQLAAEAAGTAPVSLGLPKIPVRRS from the coding sequence ATGTCCGAGATGACTAAGACGTATGCGGTGCGCACCCTCGGGTGCCAGATGAACGTTCACGATTCTGAACGCCTAGCCGGCCTGCTCGACGCCGCCGGCTACGTCCCTGTGTCCGAAGTCCCCGAAAAAGCTGCACGCGCTACAGATGCGGGCGATGAAGGCGCGGACGTGCTCGTGATCAACACATGCAGCGTACGTGAAAACGCGGCGAACAAACTGTTCGGAAATCTCGGACAGTTGGCCGCCGTCAAGCGGGAACGGCCAGACATGCAGATCGCCGTCGGCGGATGCCTCGCCCAGCAACTACGTGGAGGAATCGTCGACAAGGCGCCGTGGGTCGACGTCGTGCTCGGCACCCATAACCTTGACGTGCTCCCCGCGCTCCTGGATCGGGCTCGGCACAACAACGAAGCCGCTGTCGAAATCGAAGAATCTCTCAAAGTTTTCCCATCCACATTGCCCACCCGCCGGGAATCGGCGTTCGCGGCCTGGGTATCGATCTCTGTGGGATGCAATAACACGTGCACGTTCTGCATCGTGCCGCACCTGCGCGGCAAGGAACGTGACCGCCGCCCAGGTGACATCCTTGCGGAGATCGAAGCCGTCGTCGCTGAGGGGGCAATCGAAGTCACGCTGCTTGGCCAGAACGTCAACTCCTACGGCGTTGGGTTCGGTGACCGCGGTGCATTCGCAAAACTCTTGCGCGCTGCCGGCGAGGTCGAGGGGCTGGAACGCCTTCGGTTCACCTCTCCGCATCCGGCGGCTTTCACCGACGACGTCATCGACGCAATGGCACAAACCCCCACGGTCATGCCCTCGCTACACATGCCGCTACAATCAGGGTCTGATCGGATCCTGCGAGCCATGCGGCGTTCCTACAGGTCAAAGAAGTTCCTCGGCATCCTGGACAGGGTGCGCGAGCAGATCCCACACGCGGCGATTACCACCGACATCATCGTCGGTTTCCCGGGCGAAACGGAAGAGGATTTTCAACAGACGCTCGAGGTGGTGGAACGTTCCCGGTTCAGCTCAGCCTTTACGTTTATCTACTCGCCACGGCCGGGCACGCCAGCCGCAGACATGGACGACCAGGTTCCAGACGAGGTCTCGAAAGACAGGCTCAACCGGCTCGTCGAATTGCAGAACCGGATTGGCCTGGAGGAGGCGCAAAAGCTGGAGGGGAGCGTCGTCGACGTGCTCGTGTCCGAAGGCGAGGGCCGCAAGGACGAGGTGACGGAACGAATCACGGGCCGGGCAGAAGACAACCGGCTGGTCCACGTGGCTCTGCCTGCGAACATGCCCGCCGACCAGCGCCCCCGCCCGGGGGACTGTGTGAGTGCCCGCGTTACGCACGCCGCACCACATCACTTGTTAGCTGACTCTGCGCTCACCGGAGGCGAATTCTCGATCCGCCGCACGCGTGCCGGGGACGCCTGGGAGCGCGGTGAGAACCGCAAGCAGCAGTTAGCCGCAGAAGCAGCTGGAACCGCTCCGGTATCTCTAGGTTTGCCGAAGATTCCCGTGCGCCGATCATAG
- a CDS encoding regulatory protein RecX codes for MVDYAERADFARPRRRRRSPDEIAAGRKARAEARTDEEWYAFAKDVCYRQLAMMERSTAQLREALERNLVPEPIAEEVVAAFIEADLVNDARFAHMFVRSRFAAKPTTRRALRQELARKGITGQEAEDALAQIDPEEEQDAATDFALRKMRSMRQLEPHVQRRRLYGALGRRGFSPSQISQAMERAMGEAEESDRT; via the coding sequence GTGGTCGACTACGCTGAGCGCGCGGACTTTGCTCGTCCGCGCAGGCGGCGGCGATCTCCCGACGAGATCGCCGCCGGGAGGAAAGCACGCGCGGAGGCTAGAACTGACGAGGAGTGGTACGCGTTTGCTAAAGACGTGTGCTATCGGCAGCTCGCCATGATGGAACGATCAACCGCGCAGCTGCGTGAAGCATTGGAACGCAACCTCGTTCCCGAACCGATCGCCGAAGAAGTCGTGGCTGCCTTTATTGAGGCTGACTTGGTCAACGATGCGCGCTTTGCGCACATGTTTGTGCGCTCCCGGTTCGCTGCTAAGCCGACCACACGGCGTGCATTACGCCAGGAACTTGCCCGGAAGGGAATCACCGGTCAAGAAGCCGAAGACGCCCTGGCACAGATTGATCCGGAGGAGGAACAAGACGCGGCCACGGACTTTGCGCTACGGAAAATGCGGTCGATGCGCCAACTCGAACCACACGTGCAACGGCGTAGGCTCTACGGGGCACTCGGGCGGCGCGGATTTTCCCCGAGCCAGATCAGCCAAGCAATGGAACGGGCGATGGGCGAAGCAGAAGAGTCCGATAGAACCTAA
- the recA gene encoding recombinase RecA — translation MSKKKDARAEALENALSQIDRNFGKGSAMRLGDAPKQRVEVIPTGSLALDIALGIGGLPRGRVVEIYGPESSGKTTVALHAVASAQAQGGIAAFIDAEHALDPEYAKNLGVDTDSLIVSQPDTGEQALEIADMLIRSGALDIIVIDSVAALVPKAEIEGEMGDSHVGLQARLMSQALRKLTGALSASGTTAIFINQLREKIGVFYGNPETTTGGRALKFYSSVRLDVRRIETLKEGSVPVGNRTRVKVVKNKMAPPFKQAEFDILYGKGISREGGILDMAVDAGVVRKSGSWYTYEGDQLGQGKEKSRQFLIDNPEISEEIEVKVKRSLGIGEFADDSDDTDNPDPEQAPEA, via the coding sequence ATGTCTAAGAAGAAAGATGCGCGCGCTGAAGCGCTTGAAAATGCCCTGAGCCAGATTGATCGCAACTTTGGTAAAGGCTCTGCGATGCGGTTGGGGGATGCGCCCAAGCAGCGGGTCGAAGTGATTCCCACCGGTTCACTCGCCCTTGATATTGCGCTCGGTATTGGTGGTCTCCCGCGCGGGCGAGTGGTAGAGATCTACGGTCCGGAATCGTCCGGTAAAACCACTGTTGCCCTTCATGCTGTGGCAAGCGCACAGGCACAAGGCGGAATTGCAGCGTTTATTGACGCCGAACACGCCCTCGATCCGGAATATGCCAAGAACTTGGGTGTAGACACCGATTCACTGATCGTGTCCCAGCCGGATACGGGTGAGCAGGCACTCGAGATTGCAGACATGCTCATTCGCTCGGGTGCACTCGACATCATCGTTATCGACTCGGTGGCGGCACTCGTGCCCAAGGCAGAAATCGAGGGCGAAATGGGTGATTCGCACGTGGGTCTGCAGGCACGGCTCATGTCGCAGGCACTCAGAAAGCTCACAGGTGCGCTGTCCGCATCTGGCACCACCGCGATCTTCATCAATCAGCTGCGTGAAAAGATCGGCGTGTTCTACGGAAATCCGGAAACCACCACGGGTGGGCGTGCGCTGAAGTTCTACTCGTCGGTGCGCCTAGACGTGCGGCGTATCGAAACCCTGAAAGAAGGCTCCGTGCCCGTGGGTAACCGCACCCGCGTCAAGGTTGTGAAGAACAAGATGGCCCCGCCGTTTAAGCAGGCAGAGTTTGACATCCTGTACGGCAAAGGGATTTCCCGTGAAGGTGGCATCCTCGATATGGCTGTTGACGCGGGCGTGGTTCGCAAGTCTGGTTCGTGGTACACCTACGAAGGCGATCAACTCGGCCAGGGCAAGGAGAAGTCACGCCAGTTCTTGATTGATAACCCGGAGATCTCGGAAGAAATCGAGGTCAAGGTCAAGCGCTCGTTGGGCATTGGCGAGTTTGCTGACGACTCCGATGATACTGATAACCCCGATCCTGAGCAGGCGCCGGAGGCGTAG
- a CDS encoding DUF3046 domain-containing protein: MKHTEFWGVVEQAFPGGHGRALAHDLVLPELGSRTPEEALAAGCEPQKVWHEFRVAMDLPDSYEFLHRKNTKKA, translated from the coding sequence ATGAAACACACCGAGTTCTGGGGTGTAGTCGAACAGGCTTTCCCAGGCGGGCACGGGCGAGCGCTCGCGCACGATCTGGTCCTTCCCGAACTCGGCTCACGAACACCCGAAGAAGCCCTAGCAGCCGGGTGTGAGCCACAAAAGGTGTGGCACGAGTTCCGGGTAGCCATGGATCTTCCAGACTCCTACGAGTTCCTGCATCGCAAGAACACCAAGAAAGCTTAG
- a CDS encoding helix-turn-helix domain-containing protein: MTMMNESQVRPEPVLFRRELGDVLRDYRQRQGRTLREVSSDARVSLGYLSEVERGQKEASSELLHSICRALNVPMSHVLRLVADRIDIAEGRTPPMIRKVQAARAAGMRIPDTAEALLNGELSGV, encoded by the coding sequence ATGACGATGATGAATGAGTCCCAAGTTCGCCCCGAACCGGTTCTTTTCCGCCGGGAGCTTGGTGATGTTTTGCGTGACTACCGGCAGCGGCAGGGGAGAACCCTGCGTGAAGTGTCGTCGGATGCGCGGGTGTCACTTGGTTACCTCTCAGAAGTTGAACGTGGCCAGAAGGAAGCCTCCTCAGAGCTTCTGCATTCGATTTGCCGCGCGCTGAACGTTCCGATGAGCCACGTGCTTCGCCTCGTCGCTGATCGCATCGACATCGCAGAAGGCCGCACGCCGCCGATGATCCGCAAGGTGCAGGCAGCACGCGCTGCTGGCATGCGTATCCCAGACACGGCCGAGGCACTGCTGAACGGCGAACTTTCGGGAGTATGA